CGAGAGCATTCGCAGCGAAGGCCTGTTGCAGCCGATCGTGCTGCGTAAGAAGGGTGATAAATTTGAGCTCATCGCCGGCGAACGCCGCTGGCGTGCGTTCCAATTGCTTAAGATCAAGACGATCCCCGCGCGTTTGGTGGAAGCCAGCAACGCTTCCGCGGCCGCCCTCGGCCTGATCGAGAATCTCCAGCGTGAAGGCCTTAACCCGCTCGAAGAAGCCTATGGCTACGCGAGCTTGATCCGTGACTTTGATCTTACCCAGGAAGCCGCCTCCGAGCGCGTGGGCAAAGGTCGCGCAAGCGTGGCCAACTCACTGCGTCTGCTTTCGCTCGATGCGGAGCTTCAGGGCTACGTTTCCAAGGGAACGCTTTCCGTGGGCCATGCGAAGGTGCTGCTCGGGGTTGAAGAGCCTGCGCAGCGCGCGGTGGTCGCCCGCCGCGTGATCGAGGAAGGCCTCAGCGTCCGCGCCACCGAGAAACTGGTGCAGGCCAAAAAAGCCGGTGCGCCCGCTCCGTCAGTGCAAAGCGCCTCGGCGCGCAAGCTCTCCGCCGGTGACGCCGCGGCGGTGTCCGGTATCGAGAAAAAACTTACATCGCATCTCGGTGCCCGCGTCGCGCTTCAGCATACGCCCAAGAAGGGCAAGATCGTGATCGCCTATGCGGGTAACGACGACTTGCAGCGCATTCTGGAGAAGCTGGGTGTTGAGGCCTGAGCGCAGGGGGTTTTAATCTACGGACATGGAAGCATCGCCAGCCCCCGGAGCTTTGGATCAGATCCAAAAGCATTCCCGGAAATGGTTGCGCGAGCGTTTCCCGCTGGGTGAAGAACTAAAGACCTATTCGTGGGCCAAGCTGAAAGCCGACTTCCTGGCGGGATCGACCGTTTCACTGGTTTCGATTCCTCAGGCGATCGGTTTCGCGCTGATCGCGGGATTGCCGCCGCTCATGGTGATCATGTCGGTGGTGGTGGGCGGATTCGTCTGCGCGCTGTTCAGTTCCTCGCGTCATCTGGTTTTCGGACCGACCAATTCGATCAGCATCATCCTGGCGGCGACGTTGTATTCACTCAGTGGAGGCAGTCTTACGCCGGCTGATCTGGCGCTGGTGCTGGCGTTGTTGATCGGTGTTTTTCAAGTCGTCGCGGGACTCGCGCAGATGGGGAAACTGACGCAGTTCATCTCGCGCTCGGTGATCATCGCGTATGGCACGGGAATCGGGTTGCTACTCGTCGCGGGGCAGGTGCCGCATTTGCTCGGCTTGGCGGCGGGGCACGGAAGCTTTTTCGAAGCTCTGGTCGGAGCCTTCACGCACATCGTGCATTTTCAGTTCAATCCCTTTCCGATCTGCATGGGCGTCCTCACGCTTCTGCTGTTCTGGGCGATCGAACATTTCTTACCCAAATTACCGGCGGAATTAATCGGCTTGATCGTGCTCTCGCTGTTCACGCAGCACTTCAATTTGCAGGAGTTGGGCATCCGGACCATCGGCGATGAGGGCGCGCTGGCGGCGGCGTTGCCCTCGTTCATGGGCATGCCGTTCGGAGGGTCCGAGTGGGCGGTGGTGCCGCCGCTCATGAGTGCGGCGCTGGCGATCGCGATTCTCGGAATGTTGGAGGCGGTCTCGATTTCCAAAACCCTCGCTTCGCAATCCGGCCAGCGGCTCGATACCAATCAAGAACTGGTCGCGATGGGTTCGGCCAATATCGCCAACAGCTTCTTCGGTGCGATGCCCGGCTCGGCGTCTTTCGCGCGGTCGGCGGCCAATCTCCACAGTGGTGCTCGCACGCAGGTCTCGGCCTTGCTGAGCAGCCTGATCGTGCTGGGGGCGCTGTTTTTCGTGGCGCCGCTGATCAATTTCATTCCAGTGCCCGCACTGGCGGCGCATCTGATCCGCATCGGTCTGAAGATGATTAATCGCGAGCAGATCCGCATCTCGTGGCACTCGACGCGTTCGGATGCGATCGTGTTTGCAGTGACGTTGTGCGCGACGTTCTTCCTCAAGCTCGACACCGCAATTTACGTGGGTGTGGGTGTGTCGCTCGCGCTCTTTCTGCGTAAAGCGAGCGCGCCTTCGCTGGTGGAATACGGTTTCAATGAGCAGGGCCAGCTGGCGGAGATCGATGAAAACCAAACGCGCGGGAATTCCGCCATTTCCATCGTGCACGTCGAGGGCGAGTTGTTTTTTGGCGCGGCCGATCTCTTTCAGGAACAGGTCCGGTTGCTGGCCGATGACGATGGGATCAAGATCGTCATCCTGCGCATGAAAAACGCGCGGCATCTCGATGCGACCTCGGTCATGTCACTGCTGCAGTTGCACGATTATTTAAGTAAAACGGGACGGCATTTGTTGATCAGTGGCATCAATCCCGACGTGGAGCGCGTGCTGCGAAAGAGTGGGGCCCGCAAACAGATCGGCGCGGATAACATTTTCCCGGCCGAGGCCAATCTCACGATGAGCACCAAGCGGGCGTTGTTGCGCGCCTCACAGCTGCTCCAGCAGGTCGGCTCGGCACCGTCGGCGGGTGTGCGTATTTTTTACGATCGCAACCGCGAAAACTCCACGGGAGCGGAAAGCCCCACGCCGATTCGCCGGGGCGATCACGACAAACCCGGCGATTATCAAATTTGATATTTTCGGGGCGGGGCAGGGGGCCTTTCAGGCCTTGGCTCCCCGCGATTGACAACTGCGCCGCCGTGCGGCTCTCTGACCCTTTACATCATGTCCATCCTCATCGGCATTTTCACGTTCGTTCTCATATTGGTTTCCGTGTTTCTCGTCCTCGTGGTGCTGGCCCAGAAGGCCAAGACCGACGGTGGTATGGGCGCCACGCTCGGTGGTGGAGCTACCGAGGCCGCCTTCGGCGCCGATACCGGCAACGTCCTCACCAAGGCCACGATCAACGCCGCCGTCATCTTCTTCGTGCTCACGTTTGGCCTCTATTTGAGCCACATCTACGTCTCGAAGCACCACAAGAGCACCGAGGGCCAGCTGCCCGCGATCGCGGCTCCTGCTGCTACCACGCCCGCTGTTGAGCAGACGACCACCGCCGCTCCCGCGGAAGCCCCTGCGGTGACGCTCCCGGCTGCCGCTACTGCCGCTCCGTCCGAAGCCGCCAAACCCTGATCAGCGTGCAACTCGCGTCCATCCGGACGATTTTTTCAAGGCAGGCGGGCTTGCTCGCCTGCCTTGTTGTTTTCTGCGCCGCGCTTCCTCACGAGGTTGAGGCGCAATCCCGCCGCTATCGTCCGCCGGCCCGCTACATTCAGTTTAAAGCGCCCGACCAAGCCGAAGGCCGGAAAATTCTGGAGGATTTCCGCAAGCTCGGTCCATCCGGCGATTATTACTTGGAGTTCGATCTGCGAGTGCTCCCGCGTCGGGGTGACACGCGGGTGATCTCAGGCGGACGGCTCTGGGGCGGTCGCAACGAAATCGGTCCGGTTTCCCGGGTGGAACTTCCTGCCGTCGATGACACGTCCGCACGACGTCTGCTCGTGCAAAACGGCGCCCAAGGTTCTGTCTGGGTCGCACCTTTAACCGGTGCCATCACGAAAGCCGGAGCCTTGGATGCATCGGCGTTGTTTGCTCCGCTGGCCGGCACCGATCTCACGGCTTTCGATCTGCAGATGCCGTTTCTGTATTGGGGCGATTTTGTTTTTGAAGGACTCGCTCCGGTGCGCGGACGTCCTGCGCATGTCTTCCTGCTTTATCCGCCGGCCGACATCGTGGCTTTGAAGCCTGAGCTGACGGGGGTGCGCGTGTATTTGGATACGCAATTTGGTGCGCTGGTCCAGGCGCAGCAAATTGGTGCCGAGGAACGCGTCCTCAAATCCATCACCGTGCTCGATCTGAAAAAAATCGACGATCAGTGGATGGTGAAGGTCATCGATCTGCGCGACGAGACGACGCGCAACAAAACCCAATTTGTGGTCACGGGCGCAGCGATGGGCCTGGATTTTTCGGGCATGCTTTTCGAAGCGTCGAATCTGGCCGAAGCCGTGACTCCGCCGCCGGCGAATCGCATCCGTCGTCTCGGGCCATGAGCGCACTCGGTCCTGCGATGAAAACAGGCTCCGGTGTTCGTGCGGTCATCTTTGATCTCGATGGCACGTTGATTGATTCGATGCCGATGGTGCTGCAGGCGTTTGCTCATGCGCTCGCGCCGTTTCGTCCCGATCTGGATATCGACGGGATTTTTCAACGCTTGGGCGGACCACCCGAACGCACGTTTCTGGAGTTGACGGGAGACGCGGTCAAAGCCGCCGAGGCCATGCGACGCCTGGATAGTTTTGGCTTTGAAAACGGTGCGCTGGTTCAACCGTTTGGCGGCATGCGCACCTGGTTGGAAAGCTTGCGCGCGCGAGGCTTCAAACTGGCGATTTGGACGGGGCGTGATCGGCACACGACGCAGGCGATTTTTTCAGCCCATCAGCTGGGTGAGTTTTTTAGTGTCGTGGTGTGTGGTGATGATCTGCCCACGCACAAACCGCAC
This portion of the Rariglobus hedericola genome encodes:
- a CDS encoding SulP family inorganic anion transporter encodes the protein MEASPAPGALDQIQKHSRKWLRERFPLGEELKTYSWAKLKADFLAGSTVSLVSIPQAIGFALIAGLPPLMVIMSVVVGGFVCALFSSSRHLVFGPTNSISIILAATLYSLSGGSLTPADLALVLALLIGVFQVVAGLAQMGKLTQFISRSVIIAYGTGIGLLLVAGQVPHLLGLAAGHGSFFEALVGAFTHIVHFQFNPFPICMGVLTLLLFWAIEHFLPKLPAELIGLIVLSLFTQHFNLQELGIRTIGDEGALAAALPSFMGMPFGGSEWAVVPPLMSAALAIAILGMLEAVSISKTLASQSGQRLDTNQELVAMGSANIANSFFGAMPGSASFARSAANLHSGARTQVSALLSSLIVLGALFFVAPLINFIPVPALAAHLIRIGLKMINREQIRISWHSTRSDAIVFAVTLCATFFLKLDTAIYVGVGVSLALFLRKASAPSLVEYGFNEQGQLAEIDENQTRGNSAISIVHVEGELFFGAADLFQEQVRLLADDDGIKIVILRMKNARHLDATSVMSLLQLHDYLSKTGRHLLISGINPDVERVLRKSGARKQIGADNIFPAEANLTMSTKRALLRASQLLQQVGSAPSAGVRIFYDRNRENSTGAESPTPIRRGDHDKPGDYQI
- a CDS encoding HAD family hydrolase, with the translated sequence MSALGPAMKTGSGVRAVIFDLDGTLIDSMPMVLQAFAHALAPFRPDLDIDGIFQRLGGPPERTFLELTGDAVKAAEAMRRLDSFGFENGALVQPFGGMRTWLESLRARGFKLAIWTGRDRHTTQAIFSAHQLGEFFSVVVCGDDLPTHKPHPAGLVEILTRLDVRPEEALYAGDADADVLGGAEAGVRTVLISHGRKAEASVVALAWCNVDTPAEAYARIESEISPVKE
- the secG gene encoding preprotein translocase subunit SecG, which encodes MSILIGIFTFVLILVSVFLVLVVLAQKAKTDGGMGATLGGGATEAAFGADTGNVLTKATINAAVIFFVLTFGLYLSHIYVSKHHKSTEGQLPAIAAPAATTPAVEQTTTAAPAEAPAVTLPAAATAAPSEAAKP
- a CDS encoding ParB/RepB/Spo0J family partition protein gives rise to the protein MCAAPKSRLGRGISGLIAGATPAKPAATAIAATPAPSAAIPPAPGFAEVTVSLIVPSPYQARREISPEQLSELAESIRSEGLLQPIVLRKKGDKFELIAGERRWRAFQLLKIKTIPARLVEASNASAAALGLIENLQREGLNPLEEAYGYASLIRDFDLTQEAASERVGKGRASVANSLRLLSLDAELQGYVSKGTLSVGHAKVLLGVEEPAQRAVVARRVIEEGLSVRATEKLVQAKKAGAPAPSVQSASARKLSAGDAAAVSGIEKKLTSHLGARVALQHTPKKGKIVIAYAGNDDLQRILEKLGVEA